TAACACTGGCACTGTCGGTCAAGCTTAAAACGTCATCATCATCCACAACGGCGCTTTCATCTTCAAGGTCATCCTCCAAATCCATGGTATCAATGGCTTCTGATGACACAAAAGCAACCACCTCTTTGCTATCAATATGGGTCTGTGGTCGTGACATTCCTGAGACTCCTTTTCTTAAATCTAAAGGCGCTATTGCCTTGTATATTTTCAGCAAAACACTGGTTGTGCCGCTGCATTTAGCACAATTCGATTAAATCCCAATAGAACGAGCACGCTTAAAGATTATTATATCGACACCTTAGCACAAATCGACATCAACGAGAAGACCTTAACGCAAACTTAACGGAGACCATAAAACCTTGTTTTTCTAGGAATTTATGCATGAATAAACAAAAATGATCAAAACTTATCCTGAATGAAGCCTGAACATTAGAAAAATAATACGGTATAAAACAAAAAAATCAATCGACTTTTTGGTTCTATCCTCTACTTTCCATACTGTTGCTGTAAATCTTTCATGTAGGCTCTACGCTCAGCATCCGTCATGTTTGGCCATTGCTCACGCAACTTCTTACGCTCGGCTTCCGGCAATTTTTTAACCCACTCATGCCACTGCTTAATCTTGGCTTTTTGGGCAGGCGACATGGCTTTATAACGTTTGAGCTGTTTAGCAATCTTTTTTTGTTGCGCATCCGATAATTGCTGCCAATCACCATAACGCTGCTTGATCCTGTTGCGCTCGCTTGCCGGTTTTGCCGCCCAACGCTTTAAATTGCCTTGGGTCTTATCTGACAAGGAAGACCACTCACTTTGAAAAGCTTTCAATACCGACTTTTCGCTATCACTGAGACTCTCCCACGTTACTGAACCCGCCATTGCGCTTCCACCTGCCAACAGTAGCGCCATCATTGTCAAGAGCGCCATGAGAAAACCGACAAAGCGACGTTTATTGCTGCTGTTGTTCATTTACCATCTCCACCGAGTTATCTGCTAACAGGTATTCTGGTTCATTACCCGCAAATTCGATGAAAGCTTCCGCTTGTTCCCACTCACTGCCGACGTCATCCCACCAGGTGAGCATGGTAGTAATTTCATCGGCTGTTTCGGCAGCGACGACAGCGCCAACATTAATCAACAACAGTAACAATATGTTGCATATCCACAGGATTCCTTTCCTTCGCATGGTGTTCTCCTTAACGACTTAGCTAATGTGGTTAGCCGTATTCAGCCTCCAACCACTCATACATGTCTAAATTTTCCAGCAAGTCCATATCCTCACTGGCCATCAGAATTTCCATCACATTGACATCCACCTCTGTTGCAGCGGTGGCAGCATCCGTGAAGCGATCACCGGAAACAGCCGCTACGCTATCAGGGGGCAACGCCGTATCGGGCAATACCCAAAGTGTCGCCGCCAATGTGACAGCCGTGGCAATCGCAAACCCCCGTGAAAGCGATGAAAGACCAAAGCCTTCCGACCAATGGCGCTTCTGTTCCAGCTCCAACGCTTGTAAACGCAAACGTGTCAGCCGCGCCTGTGTCTGCCAATCCAACGCCATGACGGCGTGATCCATCCCCTGTTTCACCGCAGTTACCAATAACTGCTCAGTAATTTCGTGTCTCATATTTGTCATTGATAATCTCCCAGTTTTTCCCGCAAACTGTGGACAGCCCTTGAATAATGTGTTTTTACGCTCCCTTCGGAACATTTCATGATTTTTGCGGTTTCCGCAATGTCATAGCCCTCCCAGCCCCGTAATAACAACGCCTGTTGCTGACGTAACGGTAATTGCCCAATGGCGACTTGCATCAGCACACTCATTTCATCCTGTAGTAGTTGACGTTCTGGCTCTAAAAATTGGGTCTGGGCAGTCTGCTCTTCTACATCGACATCCTCCTCATCATCCTTGCTTGAAAAAAACACCCGCCAACGATTGCGTACCTTCTGTCGCCGATGCCAATCATTGATTCTGCTGTGCAAAATCGTATGAAACAACGCACCCCACTCACCGTGCGGATGCCCAGAATACTTTTGCACCAGTTTGAACAAAGCATCCTGCACAATATCCAGCGCCTCTTCTTCGTCTTGAGTCGCCAGACGTGCCACCACAAAGGCACGCCGACTCACATCTTTGAGGAAGTGATCCAAACGCGCCGCGTCATCCAAACTATCGTTTTCGTGCGAATCGCTATCCAACCGCTCGTTATGCGCGGTTATCAATGCCGCCATTCTCATCATATTCCTTTGAGTGCCCCTCGTTCCCCTGGCAATAGCCGGTGACTCCAATAGATTAACGCTGCAATCATTTATAAGTTGACAGATTTCGGTTAATTGGCTTTAGTTCTGTGTAACACGAAATAATTCCCGCAAATATTTTTATGGAGCAACAACATGCGCTGGAGAACAGGACGACAAAGCAGCAACGTAGAAGACCGGCGTGGCGGTCGCAGCAGCGGAGGCAGAGGCGGGATGAAAATTGGTCTGCTCGGCACTGTTGCTGCCGTACTGATTGGCTGGTATATGGGTTTTAACCCGATTCAAATCCTCGGACTGGTTGGTGGTGCCAATACAATTTTAGGAGGCTTTGGGGGCGGCAGTTCCAGCGAAACCGTAACAACCGGTGTGCCGCAAGATGACGCAGGGAAATTTGTTTCCTCTGTACTGGCTTCCACTGAAGACGTGTGGAATCCAGTATTTCGTCAATTGGGCGGGCGCTATGTCGAGCCTAAATTGGTATTATTCACGGACAGCACCGATTCCGTGTGTGGCTACTCCACTGCCGCCACCGGACCGTTTTACTGCCCTGCCGACCAGAAGGTTTACATCGACTTAGGCTTTTTCCGCGAACTGCAAAACATGGGCGCATCCGGCGACTTTGCACAAGCCTATGTATTGGGTCATGAAATCGGGCATCACGTACAAAACCTGATGGGTACAACCACTGAAGTTACCCGCCTGCAAAATAGCATGAGCAAACGCGACGGCAACGCACTCTCAGTAGCACTCGAACTACAGGCAGACTGTTATGCGGGCGTTTGGGCACACCACGCTCACAAACAATTCAATATTCTCGAAGAAGGCGATATTGAAGAAGCCATTAATGCCGCAGGCTCCATTGGCGATGACCGTTTGCAACGCATGTCCGGGCGACGTATTAACCCCGACTCCTTCACGCACGGCTCATCGACACAACGCATGGAATGGTTTCAGCGTGGCTTAAAAACCGGCGACTTGAAATACTGCGATTCTTTCAAAAGTTAATGTCTGAACTGGGATTTCTAGGATAAACATGATTAATAGGATGAAGACGCGCCTCTCTTCTCTTCATCCTGCTAATCCTTTAATCCAAGCAATCCTAGTTCAAGACGTTCCACTGCTTGCTCTAACCGTGCCACATGCGTGGTATAAGCAAAACGCACATGAGTCGTCGCCTGATGGCTGCCGAAGTCGATCCCCGGCGTGAACACCACGCCGGTTTTGTCCAGCAAACGTGCGCACAACGCTTGCGCATCATCCCCAAAGCGTTCCGAACCCGCATAAATGTAAAATGCACCTTGCGGTTCGGCGCGTACCGAAAAACCCAGCGCTTGCAGTGCTGGCAGTAAAAAATCCCGGCGCTGCTGCAATTCCTGCCGCTGCGCTTCCATGATTGCCAACGCTTCCGGGGTAAAGGCTGCCAGTGCCGCGTATTGTGCGGGTGTTGATGCTGCCAAAAAGATGTTTTGTGCCAAACGATCCAACGTTGCGACCGCCCATTCGGGAGCAACCACCCAGCCCAAGCGCCAGCCAGTCATGCCGAAATACTTGGAAAAGCTATTGATGACCCAAATATTGTCAGCATCCACTGCTAGCGCCGTGGTATCGGGTACACCGTAAGTCAGCCCTTGATAAATTTCGTCGACAATCAACTCCCCACCGCGCTGCCGCACCGCTCGGTAAATGTCCGCCAATTGCGGCACACTGAGCAACGTTCCGGTAGGGTTCGCAGGGCTTGCCAACAGCACCGCACGGGTATTGGCATTCCAATGCGCCGGAATATGCGAGCTATTCAATTGATACGCGGTGTCTGCACCCACCGGAATTGCCACCGGCTTGCCTTCAAACAAGCGCACGAAATGGCGATTGCATGGGTAGCCGGGGTCAGTCATCAGCACCTCATCCCCCGGATTCAGCAATGCCCCCAGCACCAATTGCAATGCGCCGGATGCACCGGG
The window above is part of the Thiothrix winogradskyi genome. Proteins encoded here:
- a CDS encoding DUF3106 domain-containing protein encodes the protein MNNSSNKRRFVGFLMALLTMMALLLAGGSAMAGSVTWESLSDSEKSVLKAFQSEWSSLSDKTQGNLKRWAAKPASERNRIKQRYGDWQQLSDAQQKKIAKQLKRYKAMSPAQKAKIKQWHEWVKKLPEAERKKLREQWPNMTDAERRAYMKDLQQQYGK
- a CDS encoding RNA polymerase sigma factor, yielding MAALITAHNERLDSDSHENDSLDDAARLDHFLKDVSRRAFVVARLATQDEEEALDIVQDALFKLVQKYSGHPHGEWGALFHTILHSRINDWHRRQKVRNRWRVFFSSKDDEEDVDVEEQTAQTQFLEPERQLLQDEMSVLMQVAIGQLPLRQQQALLLRGWEGYDIAETAKIMKCSEGSVKTHYSRAVHSLREKLGDYQ
- the ypfJ gene encoding KPN_02809 family neutral zinc metallopeptidase — translated: MRWRTGRQSSNVEDRRGGRSSGGRGGMKIGLLGTVAAVLIGWYMGFNPIQILGLVGGANTILGGFGGGSSSETVTTGVPQDDAGKFVSSVLASTEDVWNPVFRQLGGRYVEPKLVLFTDSTDSVCGYSTAATGPFYCPADQKVYIDLGFFRELQNMGASGDFAQAYVLGHEIGHHVQNLMGTTTEVTRLQNSMSKRDGNALSVALELQADCYAGVWAHHAHKQFNILEEGDIEEAINAAGSIGDDRLQRMSGRRINPDSFTHGSSTQRMEWFQRGLKTGDLKYCDSFKS
- a CDS encoding pyridoxal phosphate-dependent aminotransferase gives rise to the protein MKHSTAAERMRAIQPFHVMALLAETRQREAAGQDIIHMEVGEPDFPTPAPIVAAGIQALQSGQTKYTPTCGLPALREAIADYYASRFGVTITPQRIIVTPGASGALQLVLGALLNPGDEVLMTDPGYPCNRHFVRLFEGKPVAIPVGADTAYQLNSSHIPAHWNANTRAVLLASPANPTGTLLSVPQLADIYRAVRQRGGELIVDEIYQGLTYGVPDTTALAVDADNIWVINSFSKYFGMTGWRLGWVVAPEWAVATLDRLAQNIFLAASTPAQYAALAAFTPEALAIMEAQRQELQQRRDFLLPALQALGFSVRAEPQGAFYIYAGSERFGDDAQALCARLLDKTGVVFTPGIDFGSHQATTHVRFAYTTHVARLEQAVERLELGLLGLKD